CGAAAATTTTTCTAGTCCAGCACTCATTTCGTGCATACCATACAGGAAAAGTGCCAAACCACCAAAAAGGGATACAACAGTAAAAAAGTTCATGGTTGTCCTCCGGTAAAATAAAAGTATTGTTGATGCCGTTAAAATCCATGTACTTTTTTATTATACCATTTTCCGAAATCAGTTGTACAGAGTTTTTTTAAAATTTAGTCCTGTCATTTATGCCAAGGTTTCCTCTTGTTTTTACTTATTTTTTACCTAGATATAACATATATTTTACTTTATTCGCTTTTATCATTTTTATTTTTTCAAAAACTGTCTCAAATAGTACACTTTAAGTGATAATTTTTAAAACTATTTTTTCTCTTTCTTTTGGTAACGGTTCTATGATTTATTGAAATACATTAATTGTAATTTTTTACATACCAATTAGTGAACTTTTTACAAAATACCTAATTTTGCACAAAAATAACCCATTGAATCGTTATTAATTGATTTTTATACTAAATTTCGACAAATATTGATATTTTTATTTACTTTTCTTATAATTACGGTACAATATAAGTAGATAGTAATCTATGTGAAATCAATTTATTTTAAGCCAAGCGTCAAAACAAAAAGAGGTGAATTGACATGTTAAAAAAAGCAATTAGCATCTTATTGGTAGCTGGTTTATTTATCCTATGTTGTAGTGGGTACTCTGGTTGTTCCAAAAAAGAGGATGGATCAGATTCATCAATTTTAGAAAACGGCGCAAATAACAGCCCATATGCTTCCCAATCTGTAGATAATGAAAATATCGGAAACGGGGAAGAAAAGAATACAGAAACGGATTCCACAACAAAAAATACAATTAGACAAAATCCAGGCAGTTTAAAGGATATCATAGGGGTTACAGATTTATCCAACCTTCCAGATTATCTAGAAGGTTCCTTAGAAAAATATATCACCATACAAGCAGATATTGAGGTATATCCAGAACAAAACTATTCCCTTTATAAAGCGTTCCTGTTAGAACCAAAGGATATTTGCCAACAATGGATTTCTGCCTTTATTCCTGGTAAAGAACTGGCTACACAAAATCTATCTGAACCTCAAAACGGAGATTACAACTACCAATATAATTACCAAACAATAGACAACGAGTACTTGATTCTAGATACCCACAAACAGCAATACCGAGACCTCTCCAGTAAGGTAACATCCATTTACGATGATAATAGTCAGCCTTATCATTATATTGCTTTTGCGGATGATATGGGAGAATTAACTTTAAGGAAACGTTTTCCTAAACAAGAACTAGAAAACTTTCCTAAAGAATCCGCTATCCAACAGGTAAATGAAAAAATCCAAGCATTGGGGATATCCAACCTATCACAACCCCGTGTATACGCAATGGATGTGGATTCTGTAAATAACTGGGTGAATTCTATTAAAAATGACCCTGTTTTGAGTCAAACCGGTGTTCCAGCTAGCTGGGATCGTTCCCAAGAATGTTATTATATTGTATACGACTGCTGTGTAGATGGTGTAAAAATAACCCATAACCAGATACAACCACCGATAGTCACCAATTCGTATGGTACAAAGCTTGCAGTCTTTATCAATCAAAATGGAATTATTTCTTTTGAAGCAACCGATGTTTACCAGGCAAATGCAACTCAACAAAATATTTCTATTATCAGCTTAGAAAATGCTTTGAAGCAATTTTTAGAAAATTATAAAAACACTTTTGCTGAAGAATCCAAAACAGTTACCTATATTAGTCTACAATACGTCCCTAAAGAAACCACACTATCCAAAAATGAGTTTGAGCTACATCCTACCTGGATTATTGCTTGGCATAATACTTCAGATATGGATACGTCAAATGATATTGAACAATATGAATATGTTGATGCCATCACAGGAAAATTAATGACCTTCCATTAAAATATAAAAACTTTTAAAAAATTAGAAAGCTTTTTTGTAAAAGAACAGCACCTGTTTTTCTTTTATAATTTTTCACATACCAATTAGTGAATTTTTTTACAAAAATAACCTATTGAATCATTATCAATTGATTTTTATACTAAATTTCGATAAATATTGATATTTTATCTGCTTTTCTTATAGTTACGGTACGATATAAGTAGATAGCAAGTTCATTTTGCTTGATTAAGTTGTAACAAAAAGTAGAAAGATTGATGGAGGTGGATTTGTATGTTAAAAAAAATAATCAGTATCCTACTAGCCGTTGGGCTGTTTTTGCTCTGTTGTAGCGGATGCTCTGGATGCTCGAACAAAGGGGAAGAAACAAACTCAGCTGCTTTAAACAGTGGCTCCAGTAATAGCCCATCTGCTTCCCAATCAGACGATGGCAGCCATACCACAGAGGGAGATAACAATGCAGATGCCACAACGCCAAACGCAAGCAGACAACGCCCAGGTAGCCTAAAAGACATTAAAGGGGTAACCGACCTTTCAAAACTTCCGGATTATTTAGAAGGGTCATTGGAACAATACCTTACCATAGAAGCTGATATTGAAGTATATCCAGAAGGTACTTATAACCTATATCAGGCTACCCTACAAGATACTGAAAAAGTATATCAAAAATGGGTAGATACATTCATTCCTGGAAAGCAGTTTGCCTCGCAAAACCATATGCAGGATATGATGCTGAACGATGACACAATTCCAAACTACAATTATCAAGATCAAACAATAGACGGAGAAAGTTTATGGATTAGCAATAATTTCCATATGTTCACAGATAATTCGAGTAAAATAACTTCAATTTATGATGACCTAAGTAATCCAGCCAAAATCCCCATCCTTAGTGTAGGGCAATCCGAATCAAAGGACATCGTATTGAGAAACCGCTTTCCAAAAGAGAAATTAGCTGGATTTAATAAAGATTCTGCCCTTGCAATGGTGGAAGAAAAAATAAATGCCCTGGGGATCCAAAATTTAGGAGCCCCCAATGTGTATGCCTTGGATATAGAATCTGTAAATAAATGGATTCAAAATGAAGTAAAACCGAATGCGGATAGCATCCAATATGCCGCTGGTGTCCCAACAGAATGGACCAATCAAAATCAAGAGTGCTATTATATTACTTACAACATGATGTTAGGCGGTGTCAAATTTACAGACAGCAGCACCCCTAATCTGGCTGGCAAAGTATACAATGACCCTGTCATGACAACCGGAAGCGTTCTACAGGCATTTGTCAACCAAAATGGTGTTTTCTATTTTTATTTTGGAGATATCTATAATGTAAAAACAACACAAAAAAACCTGTCTTGCATCAGCATGGAACAGGCAATCTCGGTATACGCCGAAAAATACAAAAACGCATTTGAAGAAGAAGCGCGAAAAGTGTTTAAAATCCAATTGTTATATGTTCCAAAATATGAAAAAGATTTTAACTTTGAATTACGCCCTGCCTGGGTAATATCCTCACAAACAAAAGTGAATCCAGAATTGCCGGAAGAAGAACAAAACTATGTTACTAAGGATTATGTAGATGCGATTACTGGAAAAATGATGAACTACCGATAATCCAAAATCATCTATCAATAAAATAATATACCTTATTGTATTGATAGAAACCTAACCATAAATCACCATTAGGTAAAAGAAAACTTCTATAGTATATTTCTAATATCAGGTAAATCCAAATTCTATTACAACTTTCTTTGCTTGAATTTCATATATGAGAAAAAAGTAGCCTCTAAAATTAGAGGCTACTTTTTTGAATATTCTATTTTTCTGGTTCAACCAGTTCAAAATCAATATTTCCCGCATTCACATCCGCAGCAACACATTGCACCATAACATGCTGCCCTACTTGATAGGATTTTCCTGTCACAGAATTATTCAAACGGATGAACCCATCATATTCATAAGGGCCATCCAAACTTTCTATTTTGATATATCCCTCCACTGTATTAGGAAGTTCTACATAGAATCCCCTCCCCAATACCGAAATAATAATCCCTTCAAATATTTCACCAATATGGTGGGTCATATATTCCGCTTTATAACAATCCTCACAATCACGTTCAATCTGCATAGCAAGCATTTCAGTTTCACTGGAATGACGAGCAGCTTGTACCACAAATTTCTGGTAACGTTTTTGAATGGCATCCATACTATCATGATAACACAGCAGGTCACTTAAAATGCGATGGATCGTTAAATCAGGATAACGGCGAATTGGAGAAGTAAAATGAGAATAATTTTCCAATGCCAAACCATAATGTCCAATGGGGAATTCGCTGTATTTTGCTTTGGACATGGTGCGCAAAACCTGTGTATTTACAATGGGGAACAATTCTGTATCTCTGGATTTTTCCAATATCTTGGATATCACCCCGGGCTTCATTTTAGGTTCTACCTTGTTGGATGGTAACCCTAACCGGTCTAAAATCTGTTTCAAGCTGGAAACCTTTTCAGGGGATGGTCGTTCATGAACACGGTAAACAAATGGAATATCCTGTTTTCTGGCAAAAGTAGCGGCTGCCTCATTTGCCAATAACATAAATTCTTCAATAATCCCTTCTGATATTCCCTGCGTCCTTGGCTGGATATCTACAATCTGTTCCCGATCATCAATTAAAATCTTACTTTCGGTTGTTTCAATTTGTGGGGCACCTCGTTTGATCTTATTTTTCAACAGGATTTGGTATAGTTCATACATCAATTGGATTTCTGGCTTTACAATCTCATATTTTTGCTTGATTTCTTCTGTAGCAGTATCATCCAAAATGCTGTTAATTTCTTTATAAATTCCTTTGATTCGGGAACGGATAATCGTCTTTTTAAAGGTAAAATTGGTTAATTTCCCATCAAAACCAACATTTAATAATGCGGAAAATGCCAAACGTTCCTCATCTGGATTTAAAGAGCAAATTCCATTGGAAAGTTCCTTTGGTAACATAGGAACTACTTTGTTGGCGTAATAGATACTAGTGCCCCGTTCAAATGCTTCCAAGTCCAATGGTGAACGGTATTTTACATAGTGGGAGACATCTGCAATATGCACCCCAACATAATAACAATGTTCCCCTTTTTCAATCGAGATGGCATCATCTAAATCTTTGGATTCCGCACTATCAATTGTAAAAATGGGCAAGTCCGTCAAATCCAAGCGGTGGCGACGTTCCACATCAGAAATCCCTTTCTGTGCAATTCTGGCCGCATTATCTTGTACTTCAGAAGGAAATTCTGTACTAATTCCGTTTGCTTCTAAAATAGCTGCCGCACATGCCGCGGCAGTTTCAGCGCTTCCATGGCTGCTTACCAGTTCGCACCTGTGTTCACTGTGGCGGTTTCCACGGGAAATTGCCTTAGCTATCACTTTATCCCCTATAGCAGCTTCCATCTCTTCCGGTATTATAACAGGGATCAGGTCTTTGGAAAGGGAATCCGGCAGAACAAAATAACGCTTTCCTTGTTTTTGTAAGATACCAGTAAAGGTAGATGGACCATATTGGGTAATCGAAACCACAACACCTTCCTCACTCTCACCAAGCTGTTTTTGTGGCTTTACCAGAACAAAGTCATCCTGCATTGCCCCTTGGCTATGTTTGCCAGGAATAAAAATCTGGGCATCATCCGATAAACGCTGTGCAAAACAAAATGTCCGATTGTTCCGCACAATTTTTGCAGGATAAATCCCCAATGCCTTTGGTGTATAATACCGGTTTTTCAAATATACGGTTTTTCCGTTGGCACAAAGGCGCTGAATCGAATTCCGCACCATATCCAGCGTAATATTTTTTCCCCTTGCCACTTTCTTTAATTCCCCAAATAAGAGCCCTTTTTTGCCTGATCTTACAATTGCCGCCAATAATTTATCATCAATATTTTTTTTCATGAGTCTCTCCTTGTAACTAGTAAAATGCCCTGCGCAGAAAACGCAGGGCATTTATGAGTTTCATGTGCTCTTATTTTACAAAAACCGCAACAACGTTGATAGCAATGCATAATACAAAAAATGCGATTGCAACGAATTTTGTAAATCTAGAAAGCTGTGCATCTCTTGTTCTGTTACCATTGGTATCTAAATAAGATTCTGTACTGCCACCTGTCAGACCAGACAAACCTCTGTCTTTGCTTTCTTGCAGCATAACCAAAACGATAATTATAATACTAGCCAGTAACAGCAGAGCCCCGCCGACAATTTGTAATACGCTCATGAATGTAACCTCCATCATAATCTAAAAAAATTATGTGCATTTCATATGATAACATACAAACCATAAAAATGCAAGTATTTTGTTTACACAATGGAACAATTTTCTAAGAATATATTAAAATTTTTTGTTGATACTAAAAGTACATCACAACAAAAAAGAAATCAGCATGTTAGAAAGTAATTTTATTTTATAATAAAATTTGTTTTTTAATCTGCTAAAAATTGCGTTTGCTTTTCTAAATTGTGATGTTACCGCCAGAAAACTGGCGGTATTTTTATGTGAAGCAAAAAACTAACTGAAGTGAATCAACTACAGATCCAGGGCACAGATCAAATCAGATGTTAAAAATTGATATTTTCCCACACAATTATTTTGTTATGAGTAAAAGAAAAAATTTTACATAGGCACACCATGAGTATATCTTGTAAAAATGTTTACTATTAGTATGCCACAAAATTGTAGGATAAGAGTAACCCCAGTTTGAAAAAATTTTTAATTTTTACATTGTGGTTAGGAAAGTTTTAACTGTTCCCCTTTATCTTCTTCCCGCAAAACAGCCCCTCTGGCGGGTACCGATTTGGTACGGAAACGATGGGCATTTTCCAGCATATCCTCCTGATAAGGCTTTACCTGCTCCAGCAAGCAGTTCTTATTTAAGGTCATCACCGCAACCCCTTGATTGTCACGGGTCGTTTTGGATTGAATCATACCAGAATGGAACAATAAATACCGCTGGTTATTGGAAACCATCAAATATTCTTGATCTTCCTGCTGGCAGAAACAAGTCACCAAAGGAGCCTTCGTTCCGTAAGCTTTTGCTAATTTTTTACGGTTGGTTTTGGTTGCGTAGGAACTTAATGGTACCTTTGAGACCTTGCCATTATCAAAGAAAAATAACATGGTTTCAGAATAATCTTTGGTATACGCCATCCCCACAATTCTTTCTTCCTCATCAAAGTTTAATTTTGCAGGTACATAATCCCCCATTACGCTGGCTTTGGTATCCGCAAACTGGCTTAAATTGGTTTTGTACACCTGTGCTTGATTGGTAAAAAACAATAAATCGGTATTATTGGTTGTTTCAATGTGGGTGATGATTTGGTCATCTTCTTTTAGTTTATGTTCCCCACTCATGCGCAAAGATTGGGGAGTGATTTTTTTCAAATATCCCTCCGCTGTCAGGAACAAGTTTACTGGATAATCTGGAACTGTTTCTTCCTCCAGATCTTCCAAGTCTTCCTCTGGATAAATAAAGAGCGTCTTTCTTGGTTGGGAATATTTTTTGATAACATCCTTCAGTTCTTTGATAATAATCTGTTTGATTTTGCGTTTTTCTGCCAGGATCTCTTCCATCTCCTGGATATCCTGTTTTAATTGTTCGATTTCCTGGGTGCGCTTTAACAAGTATTCCTTATTTAGGTTACGCAGCTTGATTTCTGCAATAAATTCCGCCTGGATTTCATCAATCCCAAAACCGATCATTAAGTTTGCCACAACTTCGCTGTCTTCTTCGGTTTCCCGGATAATCCGGATGGCTTTATCAATATCCAGAATAATTTTCTGCAAACCAGTCAACAGATGGAGCTTGTCCTTTTTCTTATTCAGCTCAAAACATACTCGGCGGCGGATACATTCCATACGGAACGCAGACCATTCTTCCAGAATGCCCCGGACACCTAATACCTGTGGCGTCCCCCCAACCAGTACATTGAAGTTACAAGAATAAGAATCCTCCAACGGCGTCATTTTAAACAAACGGCGCATCAATTTGTCCGGATCTGTCCCACGCTTTAAGTCCAATGTCAGTTTTAAGCCGGAAAGGTCGGTTTCATCCCTTAAATCGGAAATCTCACGGATTTTATTGGATTTAATCAAATCAATAATTTTATCCATAATCGCTTCTACGGTAGTGGTTGGCGGAATTTCCGTAATATCAATGCAATTCTGGGATTTATCATAAGCATACCGGCAACGGACTTTAGCGGAACCTCTACCCGTCCGGTAAATTTTTTCCAGTTCTTCCTGGTTTTGCACCAAAAAGCCGCCGCCTGGGAAATCAGGCCCTTTTAAAGTTTCGGAAATCTCACAATCCGGATTTTTTAAATAGGCAATGGCGGTTTCGCACACTTCCTGCAAATTAAATGGACAAATCGAGCTTGCCATGGATACCGCAATCCCCACGTTGGCATTGACCAAAATCGAAGGGAAGGTAGTAGGCAACAACAATGGTTCTGTTGTGGTATTATCGTAGTTTGGAACAAAATCCACAGTATCCTTGTCAATATCTCGGAAAAGCTCCCCACAAATTGGGTCAAGCTTTACCTCAGTGTAACGGGAAGCAGCATATGCCATATCCCTGGAATAGGAACGGCCAAAGTTCCCCTTACTGTCTACATAAGGGTGCAATAACGCCTGATAGCCACGGGAGAGCCTCACCATGGTTTCATAAATCGTGGCGTCCCCGTGGGGATTCAGTTTCATCGTTTGTCCCACCACGTTAGCGGATTTGGTTTTTTGCCCTGTTAGCAGCCCCATTTTATACATTGTGTATAATAATTTCCGGTGGGATGGTTTAAACCCATCAATTTCCGGCAAAGCACGGGAAAGGATAACACTCATGGCATAGGGCATGTAGTTTTTCTCCAAGGTTTCGGTAATCGCTTGTTCTTCTACAATCCCTGCCCCTTCAATATAAGCTTCATGGTTTACCTTTTTTGGTGTTGTGTCAGATTTTTTTCGAGCCATTTGGTCCTCCTTCCTTAAGAAACATCTGCTTGGTCGATATAATCGGCGCCAAATTCAGCAATATAATCTTTTCTTCCCTGTAAGTTGTCCCCCAACATCAGGTCAAACATTTCAGAGGTTGCCTGGGCATCGGTTGGAGTTACTTTAATCAACCGCCTAGTATCCGGGCACATGGTGGTGAGCCACATCATATCTGGCTCGTTTTCCCCCAGCCCTTTGGAACGCTGTAAAGTGAATTTCTGCCCTTTCAGCTCCGAAAGGATTTTAGTCTTTTCGGATTCACTATAGGCAAAATAGGTTTTCTGTTTGGTATTGATCTCAAATAAAGGGGACTGCGCGATATACACATAGCCTTCCTCAATTAAAGTAGGCATCAAACGGTAAATCATAGTTAAAATCAAAGTACGGATTTGGAATCCATCCACATCCGCATCGGTACAGATAACCACCTTGTTCCAACGCAAGCCATTCAAATCAAACATGGATAAATCCTTGTTCGCCTTGCTTTTGACCTCTACGCCACAGCCCAACACTTTGACAATATCACTGATGATATCATTTTTAAAGATTTTATCATAATCTGCTTTTAAACAGTTGAGGATTTTCCCCCGCACTGGAATAATCGCCTGGAAATTGGCGTCACGCCCCAATTTGCAAGCCCCCAAAGCGGAATCCCCTTCCACAATGTACAGTTCCCGGATGGAGATATCCTTGCTGCGGCAATCCACAAATTTCTGTACACGGTTGGCAATATCCATATTTCCGGATAAGGTCTTTTTCAAGTTCAACCTTGTCTTTTCTGCCTTTTCGCGGCTGCGTTTGTTGATTAATACCTGTTCCGCGATTTTTCCCGCTTCCATTGGGTTTTCAATAAAGTAGATTTCCAATTGATGTTTCAGGAAATCCGTCATTGCCTCGTAAATAAATTTATTGGTAATCGACTTTTTGGTCTGGTTTTCGTAGGAAGTCTGGGTGGAAAAAGAAGAGGAAATCAAAACCAAGCAGTCTTCTACATCAGAAAACGAAATCTTGCTTTCATTCTTTAAATATTTTCCGTTCTGTTTCAAATAAGCATCAATCTGGGAAACAGTTGCTTGTTTTGCCGCCCGTTCTGGAGAACCCCCATGTTCCAGCCAGCTGGAGTTATGGTAATATTCTGTGCATTTTACCCGGTTGGAAAAAGTCAACGCCACGGATAATTTTACCTTATATTCCGGCTTATCCGGTCTATCCCGTCCTACCCGCTCAGTGGACCAGTACTGTACTGAGGTCAGCGCCGTATCCCCAGCAATCTCTTTCACATAATCCTCAATTCCATTTTCATAGAGGAATTCTTCGGTTTCAAATCCCTTATCCGTCTGGTTGCGAAACACAAAAAGCAGCCCATTATTGACAATCGCCTGCCGTTTTAAAATATCCCGGTAATAATCAGCTGGAATATCAATATCAGTAAACACCTGAATATCCGGTTTCCAACGGATACGGGTCCCACTCTGTTTGCGGGAACTCTCAGATTTTTTCAATCCTCCTACATTTTCGCCATGCTCAAATTCCAGCTCATAGCATAATCCGTCACGGTGGATTTCCACCTGCATATATTCTGAAGAATATTGGGTAGCGCACAGACCAAGCCCATTCAGCCCTAAAGAGAACTCATAACTCTCCGCTGAATTGGTATTGTACTTACCACCAGCGTATAATTCACAGAATACCAGCTCCCAGTTATATCGTTGCTCATTGTTATTGTAGTCCACTGGGATACCCCGTCCAAAGTCCTCTACTTCTACCGAATGGTCTTGATACCGGGTAATCACGATCTTATGCCCAAACCCTTCCCGGGCTTCGTCAATTGAGTTGGATAAAATTTCAAATACAGAATGTTCACAGCCTTCCAGGCCATCGGAACCAAAAATAACCCCTGGGCGCTTCCGGACCCTGTCCGCACCCTTTAAGGAGGAAATACTATCATTATCGTATGTGTTTTTTGATTTTTTTACCATTTGCACTCTCCTGCTTTTCCTTGTCCATACAAATGCTTGTTCTATTCTTTCATCCTAAAAATTAAGCTCTAAATTCTTATTTTAACTGGAAAAATCCCGAAAGT
This is a stretch of genomic DNA from Clostridium facile. It encodes these proteins:
- a CDS encoding DNA gyrase subunit A, which encodes MARKKSDTTPKKVNHEAYIEGAGIVEEQAITETLEKNYMPYAMSVILSRALPEIDGFKPSHRKLLYTMYKMGLLTGQKTKSANVVGQTMKLNPHGDATIYETMVRLSRGYQALLHPYVDSKGNFGRSYSRDMAYAASRYTEVKLDPICGELFRDIDKDTVDFVPNYDNTTTEPLLLPTTFPSILVNANVGIAVSMASSICPFNLQEVCETAIAYLKNPDCEISETLKGPDFPGGGFLVQNQEELEKIYRTGRGSAKVRCRYAYDKSQNCIDITEIPPTTTVEAIMDKIIDLIKSNKIREISDLRDETDLSGLKLTLDLKRGTDPDKLMRRLFKMTPLEDSYSCNFNVLVGGTPQVLGVRGILEEWSAFRMECIRRRVCFELNKKKDKLHLLTGLQKIILDIDKAIRIIRETEEDSEVVANLMIGFGIDEIQAEFIAEIKLRNLNKEYLLKRTQEIEQLKQDIQEMEEILAEKRKIKQIIIKELKDVIKKYSQPRKTLFIYPEEDLEDLEEETVPDYPVNLFLTAEGYLKKITPQSLRMSGEHKLKEDDQIITHIETTNNTDLLFFTNQAQVYKTNLSQFADTKASVMGDYVPAKLNFDEEERIVGMAYTKDYSETMLFFFDNGKVSKVPLSSYATKTNRKKLAKAYGTKAPLVTCFCQQEDQEYLMVSNNQRYLLFHSGMIQSKTTRDNQGVAVMTLNKNCLLEQVKPYQEDMLENAHRFRTKSVPARGAVLREEDKGEQLKLS
- the secG gene encoding preprotein translocase subunit SecG; translation: MSVLQIVGGALLLLASIIIIVLVMLQESKDRGLSGLTGGSTESYLDTNGNRTRDAQLSRFTKFVAIAFFVLCIAINVVAVFVK
- the rnr gene encoding ribonuclease R; translation: MKKNIDDKLLAAIVRSGKKGLLFGELKKVARGKNITLDMVRNSIQRLCANGKTVYLKNRYYTPKALGIYPAKIVRNNRTFCFAQRLSDDAQIFIPGKHSQGAMQDDFVLVKPQKQLGESEEGVVVSITQYGPSTFTGILQKQGKRYFVLPDSLSKDLIPVIIPEEMEAAIGDKVIAKAISRGNRHSEHRCELVSSHGSAETAAACAAAILEANGISTEFPSEVQDNAARIAQKGISDVERRHRLDLTDLPIFTIDSAESKDLDDAISIEKGEHCYYVGVHIADVSHYVKYRSPLDLEAFERGTSIYYANKVVPMLPKELSNGICSLNPDEERLAFSALLNVGFDGKLTNFTFKKTIIRSRIKGIYKEINSILDDTATEEIKQKYEIVKPEIQLMYELYQILLKNKIKRGAPQIETTESKILIDDREQIVDIQPRTQGISEGIIEEFMLLANEAAATFARKQDIPFVYRVHERPSPEKVSSLKQILDRLGLPSNKVEPKMKPGVISKILEKSRDTELFPIVNTQVLRTMSKAKYSEFPIGHYGLALENYSHFTSPIRRYPDLTIHRILSDLLCYHDSMDAIQKRYQKFVVQAARHSSETEMLAMQIERDCEDCYKAEYMTHHIGEIFEGIIISVLGRGFYVELPNTVEGYIKIESLDGPYEYDGFIRLNNSVTGKSYQVGQHVMVQCVAADVNAGNIDFELVEPEK
- a CDS encoding DNA gyrase/topoisomerase IV subunit B, with product MVKKSKNTYDNDSISSLKGADRVRKRPGVIFGSDGLEGCEHSVFEILSNSIDEAREGFGHKIVITRYQDHSVEVEDFGRGIPVDYNNNEQRYNWELVFCELYAGGKYNTNSAESYEFSLGLNGLGLCATQYSSEYMQVEIHRDGLCYELEFEHGENVGGLKKSESSRKQSGTRIRWKPDIQVFTDIDIPADYYRDILKRQAIVNNGLLFVFRNQTDKGFETEEFLYENGIEDYVKEIAGDTALTSVQYWSTERVGRDRPDKPEYKVKLSVALTFSNRVKCTEYYHNSSWLEHGGSPERAAKQATVSQIDAYLKQNGKYLKNESKISFSDVEDCLVLISSSFSTQTSYENQTKKSITNKFIYEAMTDFLKHQLEIYFIENPMEAGKIAEQVLINKRSREKAEKTRLNLKKTLSGNMDIANRVQKFVDCRSKDISIRELYIVEGDSALGACKLGRDANFQAIIPVRGKILNCLKADYDKIFKNDIISDIVKVLGCGVEVKSKANKDLSMFDLNGLRWNKVVICTDADVDGFQIRTLILTMIYRLMPTLIEEGYVYIAQSPLFEINTKQKTYFAYSESEKTKILSELKGQKFTLQRSKGLGENEPDMMWLTTMCPDTRRLIKVTPTDAQATSEMFDLMLGDNLQGRKDYIAEFGADYIDQADVS